Proteins encoded by one window of Cannabis sativa cultivar Pink pepper isolate KNU-18-1 chromosome 4, ASM2916894v1, whole genome shotgun sequence:
- the LOC133036964 gene encoding uncharacterized protein LOC133036964, with translation MPSQVESDPIENVSGITVQSGIQLESPHQDVNDLIPSHEARNSSLEESSPPKVESPTLVGPPSLKKSYKPIVPTYVPPPPFPSRLKKSKKEEPIKEILETLPNIEVKIPCHEEIKEETHCANILKELCPNEKKLHGGEKVSVGENENVVVHQRKLLPETSTIPYIVSKTRFDHCMIDLGEIINNKSYFNFAYLNLGPSRKTQVFIQLTDQTNAYPLGIVKDIFVQAYGLVIPGDSYIIEMEDEGDPNPTSTLFGRPFLLTASEKLDTKAWILRMEFDGETPKFNVLDFIHKYIKNVSLLEDPT, from the coding sequence ATGCCTTCACAAGTAGAGAGTGATCCAATAGAGAATGTTAGTGGCATCACTGTCCAAAGTGGTATACAACTTGAATCACCACACCAAGACGTTAATGATTTGATTCCAAGTCATGAAGCCAGAAATTCATCCCTTGAAGAGTCATCTCCACCAAAGGTTGAATCTCCTACTTTAGTTGGTCCACCATCACTGAAAAAGTCATACAAACCAATTGTACCAACTTATGTCCCCCCTCCACCTTTTCCAAGtagattgaaaaaatcaaagaaagaggagcccaTTAAGGAGATCCTTGAGACTCTTCCTAATATTGAGGTAAAAATTCCATGTCATGAGGAAATCAAAGAAGAGACTCATTGTGCTAACATTCTTAAGGAGTTGTGTCCAAATGAGAAAAAGTTGCATGGAGGTGAGAAAGTAAGTGTGGGGGAGAATGAGAATGTTGTTGTTCATCAAAGGAAGTTGTTGCCTGAGACAAGTACAATTCCATACATAGTTAGTAAAACCAGGTTTGATCATTGCATGATAGATTTaggagaaattattaataataagtcttattttaattttgcttATTTAAATCTTGGTCCATCAAGAAAAACTCAGGTTTTTATTCAATTGACAGATCAAACTAATGCTTATCCTTTAGGGATAGTTAAAGATATTTTTGTGCAGGCTTATGGACTTGTCATTCCAGGTGATTCCTACATAATTGAGATGGAAGATGAGGGTGATCCCAATCCTACATCAACTCTATTTGGGAGACCCTTCTTACTCACTGCGAGTGAGAAGTTGGATACAAAAGCATGGATACTTAGAATGGAATTTGATGGTGAAACACCTAAATTCAATGTGTTAGATTTCATTCATAAATACATAAAGAATGTTTCTTTGTTAGAAGACCCAACGTGA